The Lycium barbarum isolate Lr01 chromosome 9, ASM1917538v2, whole genome shotgun sequence genome has a segment encoding these proteins:
- the LOC132609595 gene encoding uncharacterized protein LOC132609595, translated as MSLLSPAFPYYTTLHLINPQHSTTFPFHKNLKLSICASAVPIHRNSANFPVSGEVIRQIAASTVVFLSLGSTLFAFQAVASTRFPTRVDPCVTRVQDQESNGTGVGKSENGEDIDAEELQAAFEKWKSKTYALTVPLRVVSLSNSFPPVWLKDFLRSQGKRVKLRSEFRRSLQDIFHELCTPLEKGKVNPKSALAADVVTLGETWLSYAIEKRLIEPMDGVEDQDWFQNLSEKWKVYLRRSDEGKLDSSGRIWAAPYRWGSIVIAYKKSEFQKRKMAPIEDWADLWRPELAGKISMVDSPREIVGAVLKYMGASYNTMDMSEVAGGREAVQQNLASLVKQVRLFDSRHYLKAFGIGVGDVWVVVGWSNDVIPAAKRMSNIAVIVPKSGASLWADCWAIPAASRISTDQIGGRVRGPSPVVHQWIEFCLQDERFKDDVVPGASPNALERAPVKVSEELTKGRPKLETNLIAGVPPADILAKCELIEPLPEKALSEYQWLINSVQKPERSLVESLRGRISSLVQSVLPKVQSKVA; from the exons ATGTCTTTGCTTTCACCTGCTTTTCCCTATTATACAACTCTTCATCTTATTAATCCTCAACATTCTACAACTTTCCCTTTCCACAAAAACCTTAAACTCTCCATATGTGCATCTGCAGTTCCTATTCACCGGAACTCCGCTAATTTTCCGGTATCCGGTGAAGTTATTCGTCAAATTGCTGCTTCAACTGTCGTTTTTCTTAGTTTGGGTTCGACCCTTTTTGCCTTTCAGGCTGTTGCTTCGACCCGTTTTCCTACTCGGGTCGACCCGTGTGTAACTCGGGTGCAGGACCAAGAATCTAACG GCACTGGAGTTGGAAAATCAGAAAATGGGGAGGATATTGATGCTGAAGAACTTCAAGCAGCATTTGAGAAATGGAAGTCTAAGACATATGCTTTGACAGTACCTCTAAGAGTTGTTTCTCTTAGTAACTCTTTTCCTCCTGTATGGCTCAAG GATTTCTTGCGATCTCAAGGGAAGAGAGTGAAATTACGTTCTGAGTTTCGTCGAAGCCTACAAGACATCTTTCATGAACTTTGTACACCTTTAGAGAAAGGAAAAGTTAATCCTAAATCTGCTTTGGCAGCTGATGTTGTCACTCTTGGTGAAACGTGGCTCAGTTATGCCATTGAGAAGAGGTTAATTGAGCCGATGGACGGCGTAGAAGATCAAGATTGGTTTCAGAATTTAAGTGAGAAATGGAAG GTATATTTGCGCAGGAGTGATGAAGGGAAATTGGATTCTAGTGGTAGGATATGGGCAGCTCCATATAGATGGGGAAGCATAGTGATAGCTTACAAGAAAAGTGAATTTCAAAAGCGTAAAATGGCTCCGATAGAG GACTGGGCCGATCTATGGCGACCTGAGCTTGCTGGAAAAATTTCAATGGTTGATTCTCCACGAGAGATTGTCGGTGCAGTGTTAAAGTACATGGGGGCATCATACAACACAATGGACATGTCTGAAGTCGCTGGTGGGAGAGAGGCTGTGCAGCAGAATCTTGCATCACTTGTTAAACAG GTCCGGCTATTTGATAGTCGCCACTATCTTAAAGCCTTTGGAATCGGAGTTGGAGATGTATGGGTAGTTGTTGGATGGAGCAATGATGTTATTCCTGCTGCGAAGCGGATGTCAAATATTGCCGTCATTGTTCCCAAATCTGGTGCAAGTCTGTGGGCTGATTGCTGG GCAATACCTGCTGCTTCAAGAATTTCAACTGATCAAATTGGAGGAAGAGTTAGAGGGCCATCACCAGTAGTTCATCAGTGGATAGAATTCTGCTTGCAAGATGAAAGGTTCAAAGACGACGTTGTCCCAGGTGCTTCACCTAACGCCCTTGAACGGGCCCCGGTTAAAGTCTCCGAAGAGCTTACAAAGGGTAGACCAAAACTTGAGACAAACCTCATTGCTGGAGTCCCTCCAGCTGATATCTTGGCTAAATGTGAACTGATAGAGCCATTGCCAGAAAAGGCATTGTCCGAATATCAGTGGCTAATAAATAGTGTACAGAAGCCGGAGCGTTCTCTGGTGGAAAGCCTAAGGGGTCGTATTTCGTCATTAGTTCAAAGCGTTCTTCCGAAAGTGCAGTCAAAAGTTGCCTGA